In a single window of the Mus musculus strain C57BL/6J chromosome 6, GRCm38.p6 C57BL/6J genome:
- the Vmn1r51 gene encoding vomeronasal type-1 receptor 51, which translates to MMRGAELPGVMNEILFFSPQPLFSHMMNENSRVHTHSNLRHIFFSEIGIGISGNSFLLLFHILKFIHGHRSRLSDLPIGLLSLIHLLMLLVMAFIATDIFISWRGWDDIICKFLVYLYRVLRGLSLCTTSMLSVLQAIILSPRSSCLAKFKRKSLHHISCAILFLSVLYMLIGSQLLVSIIATPNLTTNDFIYVTQSCSILPLSYVMQSMFSTLLVIRDVFLISLMVLSTWYMVALLCRHRKKTQHLQGISLSPKTSPKQRATQTLLMLMSFFVLMTIYDTIVSCSRTMFLNDPTSYNMQIFVVHIYATVSPFVFMSTEKHIVNCLRSV; encoded by the coding sequence ATGATGAGGGGAGCAGAGTTGCCAGGAGTTATGAATGAGATTCTGTTCTTTTCTCCTCAGCCACTGTTCTCACATATGATGAATGAGAACAGCAGGGTACACACTCATTCTAACTTAAGGCACATCTTTTTCTCCGAAATTGGCATTGGGATCTCAGGCAAtagcttccttcttctcttccacatCCTCAAGTTCATTCATGGGCACAGGTCCAGACTCTCTGACCTGCCCATTGGTCTCTTGTCCCTAATCCACCTACTAATGCTACTGGTCATGGCATTCATAGCcacagacatttttatttcttggagGGGTTGGGATGACATCATATGTAAATTCCTTGTGTACCTGTACAGAGTTTTGAGGGGTCTCTCCCTTTGTACCACCAGCATGTTGAGTGTCCTCCAGGCCATCATCCTCAGTCCCAGAAGCTCCTGTTTAGCAAAGTTCAAGCGTAAATCTCTCCATCATATCTCATGTGCCATTCTTTTCCTGAGTGTCCTCTATATGTTAATTGGCAGTCAACTCTTGGTATCCATCATTGCCACCCCAAATTTAACCACAAATGACTTTATTTATGTTACTCAGTCCTGCTCTATTCTACCCTTGAGTTACGTCATGCAAAGCATGTTTTCTACTCTACTGGTCATCAGGGATGTCTTTCTTATTAGTCTCATGGTTCTCTCAACTTGGTACATGGTAGCCCTCTTGTGTAGGCACAGGAAAAAGACCCAGCATCTGCAAGGTATCAGCCTTTCCCCCAAAACATCCCCAAAGCAAAGAGCTACCCAGACCCTCCTGATGCTCATGAGCTTCTTTGTGCTGATGACCATCTATGACACTATTGTCTCCTGCTCAAGAACTATGTTCCTGAATGATCCAACATCTTACAATATGCAAatctttgtggtgcacatctatgCCACAGTAAGCCCTTTTGTGTTTATGAGCACTGAAAAACATATAGTTAACTGTTTGAGGTCTGTATGA